The following are encoded in a window of Oreochromis aureus strain Israel breed Guangdong linkage group 10, ZZ_aureus, whole genome shotgun sequence genomic DNA:
- the LOC116324083 gene encoding histone H2A has protein sequence MSGRGKTGGKARAKAKSRSSRAGLQFPVGRVHRLLRKGNYAERVGAGAPVYLAAVLEYLTAEILELAGNAARDNKKTRIIPRHLQLAVRNDEELNKLLGGVTIAQGGVLPNIQAVLLPKKTEKPTKSK, from the coding sequence ATGTCTGGCAGAGGAAAGACCGGAGGCAAAGCCCGAGCAAAGGCCAAGTCCCGCTCCTCTCGAGCCGGACTCCAGTTCCCAGTGGGTCGAGTCCACAGGCTGCTGCGCAAAGGAAACTACGCGGAGCGGGTCGGCGCCGGGGCTCCCGTGTACCTGGCGGCCGTGCTGGAGTATCTGACTGCTGAGATTTTGGAGCTCGCAGGGAATGCAGCCAGGGACAACAAGAAGACCAGAATCATTCCCCGGCACCTCCAGCTGGCAGTACGAAACGACGAGGAGCTCAACAAGCTGCTGGGGGGAGTGACCATTGCCCAAGGAGGAGTGCTGCCCAACATTCAGGCTGTCCTCCTTCCCAAGAAGACGGAGAAACCGACTAAGAGCAAGTAa